The DNA window AACGACGTCTCGGCCGCACGCTTCGACGACCGGATGCTGGCGACGGTCGCGGCGGCAGGCGCGGGGTACGTCGTCATGCACATGCGGGGCGAGCCGAGGACCATGCAGGACGACCCGCGCTACGACGACGTCGTCGGCGACGTCGCCGCGTTCCTCGTCGAGCGCCTCGACGCGGCCCGTCACGCCGGGATCGCGGACAGCGCGCTCGTCGCCGACCCGGGCATCGGATTCGGGAAGACGGTGCGCCACAACCTCGAGCTGCTCGTCGGGCTGGCCCGCCTGTGCGCGACGGTCGGCGTCCCGGTGCTCGTCGGCACGTCGCGCAAGTCGTTCCTCGGACGGCTCGTCGGCGGCGCGCCCGCGGACGAGCGCGACGACGCGACGCTCGCGACGGTGATGTGGGCGTTCGAGCGGGGCGCCGCGGTCGCACGCGTGCACGAGGTGCGCGGTGCGGTCGCGACGGCCGAGCTGCTCTCGATCCTGCGCCGGGCGACGCCCGACG is part of the Acidimicrobiia bacterium genome and encodes:
- the folP gene encoding dihydropteroate synthase, with product MFAWESVLGRARPAVMGIVNVTPDSFSDGGKWLAHDAAIAHGLDLAAQGADILDVGGESSRPGAAPVDAEEELRRVLPVVRALAADAGVPVSIDTVKASVAQAAVDVGATIVNDVSAARFDDRMLATVAAAGAGYVVMHMRGEPRTMQDDPRYDDVVGDVAAFLVERLDAARHAGIADSALVADPGIGFGKTVRHNLELLVGLARLCATVGVPVLVGTSRKSFLGRLVGGAPADERDDATLATVMWAFERGAAVARVHEVRGAVATAELLSILRRATPDGVAA